Proteins from a genomic interval of Micropterus dolomieu isolate WLL.071019.BEF.003 ecotype Adirondacks linkage group LG16, ASM2129224v1, whole genome shotgun sequence:
- the chpt1 gene encoding cholinephosphotransferase 1 — MPHFLWPEPLSPAQLKRLEEHKYTASGRSMFEPPCQIYWNWLIEQIPTWIAPNTLTIVGLIINILTTVVLVYYCPTATEEAPSWAFIMSGLGLFIYQSLDAIDGKQARRTNSSSPLGELFDHGCDAVSTVFVAVGTCISCGIGIYSNWMFFCGFIGMFMFFCAQWQTYVSGTLRFGLIDVTEVQVAITIMYFMSAFGGVSLWQTTLPIIGLKMYAFPIMGIIGGALYSCYNYFYVILNGGVGKNGSTVADTSVLSPGLHIGLILTLAFIIFKKSSSHLFEHHPCLYLLAFGMVISKISNKLVVAHMTKSELHLADTAFVGPGLLFLNQYFNSFIDEYIVLWIAMVFSLLDLTRYCTGVCLQIASHLRIRVFSITPPSQTHHD, encoded by the exons ATGCCACATTTCCTGTGGCCGGAGCCGCTGTCACCCGCTCAGCTCAAGCGGCTGGAGGAGCACAAATACACCGCGTCTGGTCGGTCCATGTTTGAGCCACCGTGTCAGATCTACTGGAACTGGCTCATCGAGCAAATTCCGACATGGATCGCACCAAACACTCTGACTATTGTTGGACTGATCATCAATATCCTCACCACGGTGGTGCTTGTGTATTATTGTCCCACTGCAACAGAGGAG GCTCCATCATGGGCCTTCATCATGAGTGGTCTGGGCCTGTTCATCTACCAGTCTCTGGACGCTATTGATGGGAAGCAGGCAAGGAGGACGAACAGCAGCTCACCTCTGGGGGAGCTCTTTGACCACGGCTGCGATGCTGTCTCCACAG TCTTTGTTGCTGTGGGAACATGCATTTCATGTGGAATAGGAATATACTCAAACTGGATGTTCTTCTGTGGGTTCATCGGGATGTTTATGTTCTTCTGCGCCCAATGGCAGACCTACGTGTCCGGGACCCTCCGCTTTGGCCT GATTGACGTGACAGAGGTGCAGGTCGCCATCACGATCATGTATTTTATGTCAGCTTTCGGTGGCGTGAGCCTTTGGCAAACCACG TTGCCCATCATTGGACTGAagatgtacgccttccccatcATGGGCATCATCGGAGGAGCCCTCTACTCCTGCTACAATTACTTCTATGTCATTTTGAATGGAGGTGTTGGCAAAAATGGCTCTACTGTGGCT GACACCAGTGTGCTGAGTCCTGGTTTGCACATCGGCCTCATCCTCACCCTGGCCTTCATCATTTTCAAGAAGTCGTCCAGCCACCTGTTTGAGCACCACCCCTGTCTGTACCTGCTTGCCTTTGGCATGGTCATCTCCAAGATCTCCAACAAGCTGGTG GTAGCACACATGACTAAGAGTGAGCTGCACCTCGCGGACACAGCCTTTGTAGGCCCaggcctcctcttcctcaaccAGTACTTCAATAGCTTCATCGATGAGTACATAGTCCTCTGGATCGCCATG GTCTTCTCTCTCCTGGATCTAACACGCTACTGTACAGGCGTGTGCCTCCAGATCGCTTCCCACCTGCGCATCCGAGTCTTCAGCATCACGCCGCCGAGCCAGACCCACCACGACTGA